The Streptomyces vinaceus genome contains the following window.
GCAGCGCAGCACGGTCAGGCCGTTGGGCAGCGCGCCGCGCTCGGGGGCCGGGAAGGCCCACGGCCGGGGCCGGCCGGCCTGGGGCTGCGGGTGGAAGGTCATCGTGACGGCTGCGGTGTCGCTCACTGCTCCGCCCCTTCGTTCTCGTCGCTCTCAGCGTTCTCGCCGGCTTCTGCCGGCAGCGGCTCGTACACCAGCACCGCGCGGTTGTCGGGGCGCAGTCGGGCCGCGGCCACGGCCTGCACCTCCTCGGCGGTGATGTCGAGGACGCGCTGTACGGCGGTCAGCGCCAGCTGCGGGTCGCCGAACAGCACCGCGTAGCGGCACAGTTCGTCGGCGCGCCCGGCCACCGTGCTCAGCCGGTCCAGCCACTCGCGCTCCAGCTGCGCCTGGGCGCGCTCCATCTCCTCGGCCGTGGGGCCCTCGGCGGCGAACCGCGCGAGCTCCTCGTCGACGGCCGCCTCGATGGCGGGCACCTCGACGCCGCTGGAGGTCTTCACGTCCAGCCAGCCCAGCGAGGGCGCGCCGGCGAGCCGCAGCATGCCGAAGCCGGCCGCGACCGCGCTCTGGTCGCGGCGTACCAGGCGGTTGTGGAGCCGGGAGGACTCGCCGCCGCCCAGTACGGTCAGCGCCACGTCGGCGGCGTCGCACTCGCGGGTGCCGTCGTGCGGGAGCCGGTAGGCGGCCATCAGGGCGCGGGCCGGGACCTCCTCGACGACCTCCTCGCGCAGCTGGCGGCCCATGATCTCGGGCAGCGTGCCGTCGCGCGGCGGCTGCTTGCCGTCGTGCCCGGGGATGGTGCCGAAGTACTTCTCGACCCAGGCGAGCGTCTGCGCGGGGTCGATGTCCCCGACGACCGACAGCACCGCGTTGTTGGGCGCGTAGTACGTACGGAAGAAGGCGCGGGCGTCCTCCAGGGAGGCCGCGTCCAGGTCCGCCATGGAGCCGATCGGCGTGTGGTGGTACGGGTGGCCCTCGGGGTAGGCGAGGGCGGTCAGCTTCTCGAAGGCCGTGCCGTACGGAACGTTGTCGTAGCGCTGGCGGCGCTCGTTCTTGACGACGTCGCGCTGGTTCTCCATGGACTCGTCGTCCAGGGCGGTCAGCAGGGAGCCCATCCGGTCGGCTTCCAGCCAGAGCGCGAGCTCCAGCTGGTGGGCCGGCATGGTCTCGAAGTAGTTGGTGCGCTCGAAGCTGGTCGTGCCGTTGAGCGAACCGCCGGCCCCCTGGACCAGCTCGAAGTGCCCGTTGCCGGGTACGCTCGCCGAGCCCTGGAACATCAGGTGCTCGAAGAGGTGAGCCAGGCCGGTCCGCCCCTTGACTTCGTGGCGCGAGCCGACGTCGTACCAGAGGCAGACCGCGGCGACCGGGGTCAGGTGGTCCTCGGAGAGCACCACGCGCAGGCCGTTGGCCAGCCGGTGCTCGGTCGCTGTCAGGCCGCCGGAGCCGGCCTGGGCTGTGGCCGTGTGACCCATGGGCATGTGGTCCCTTCGATCGCGATGCAGAGTTTTCCGTCAGACCTGCCACTGTATGCAAGCGCGTCGGCCGCCGGAGAAGTTCCCGGGTCCCCCCTGGGGTCGGAGTCCGGGTTGTCGGTGCCTAGGGCCACAATGGTCCGCGTCAGACCCCCCAGCACACCCATCTTGGTTAAGGAGCCGCGCAGCGATGGCCCGCCGCAGCACGAAGACCCCGCCGCCGGAGGATTTCGAGGAGAAGATCCTCGACATCGACGTCGTCGACGAAATGCAGGGCTCCTTCCTCGAGTACGCGTACTCGGTGATCTACTCCCGTGCCCTGCCCGACGCCCGGGACGGCATGAAGCCGGTGCACCGGCGCATCGTCTACCAGATGAACGAGATGGGCCTGCGCCCCGACCGCGGCTATGTGAAGTGCGCCCGCGTCGTCGGCGAGGTCATGGGCAAGCTCCACCCGCACGGTGACGCGTCGATCTACGACGCCCTCGTGCGCATGGCCCAGCCGTTCTCCATGCGGCTGCCGCTGGTGGACGGCCACGGCAACTTCGGTTCGCTCGGCAACGACGACCCGCCGGCCGCCATGCGTTACACCGAGTGCAAGATGGCGGACGCCACGTCACTGATGACGGAGTCGATCGACGAGGACACCGTCGACTTCACCGCCAACTACGACGGCCAGGAGCAGGAGCCGGTCGCGCTGCCCGCGGCCTATCCCAACCTGCTGGTCAACGGCGCGTCCGGGATCGCGGTCGGCATGGCCACCAACATGCCCCCGCACAACCTGGGCGAGGTCATCGCGGCCGCCCGCCACCTGATCCGCTACCCGCAGGCCGACCTGGAGGCGCTGATGCGCTTCGTGCCGGGTCCGGACCTGCCCACGGGCGGCCGGATCGTGGGCCTCTCGGGGATCAAGGACGCCTACGAGAACGGCCGCGGCACGTTCAAGATCCGCGCCACGGTGGCCGTGGAGAACGTGACGGCGCGCCGCAAGGGCCTGGTCGTCACGGAACTGCCCTTCACGGTCGGCCCCGAGAAGGTCATCGCGAAGATCAAGGACCTGGTCGGCTCCAAGAAGCTCCAGGGCATCGCGGACGTGAAGGACCTCACCGACCGCTCGCACGGTCTGCGCCTGGTCATCGAGATCAAGAACGGCTTCCACCCGGAGGCCGTCCTGGAGCAGCTGTACAAGCTGACGCCGATGGAGGAGTCCTTCGGCATCAACAACGTCGCGCTGGTCGACGGCCAGCCGCTGACGCTGGGCCTCAAGGAGCTGCTGGAGGTCTACCTCGACCACCGCTTCGAGGTCGTGCGGCGGCGCAGCGAGTTCCGCCGCACCAAGCGCCGGGACCGGCTGCACCTGGTCGAGGGCCTGCTGGTGGCCCTGCTCGACATCGACGAGGTCATCCGGATCATCCGGGACAGCGACAACTCGGCGCAGGCGATGGAGCGGCTGATCGAGCGCTTCTCGCTGAGCGAGATCCAGACCCGGTACATCCTGGACACCCCGCTGCGCCGGCTCACCCGCTTCGACCGGATCGAGCTGGAGTCCGAGCGCGACCGGCTGACCGGCGAGATCGACGAGCTGACCGGGATCCTGGAGTCCGACACGGAGCTGCGCAAGCTGGTCTCCGCGGAACTGGCCGCGGTGGCGAAGAAGTTCGGCACCGAGCGCCGTACGGTCCTGCTGGAGTCGGCGGGCACCTCGGTCGCCGCGGTCCCGCTGGAGGTCGCGGACGACCCGTGCCGGGTCCTGCTGTCCTCGACGGGCCTGCTGGCGCGCACCGCGGGCGGCGACCCGCTCCCGGAGGAAGAGGGCGGCGCCCGCGCGAAGCACGACCTGATCGTCTCCCAGGTGGCGGCGACCGCCCGGGCCGACGTCGGCGTGGTCACCTCGTACGGGCGGCTGCTGCGGCTCTCGGTGATCGACCTGCCGCAGCTGCCGGACACCCACGCCGCGCCGAACCTGGCGGGCGGCGCCCCGGTCTCGGAGTTCCTCTCGGGGCTGGAGGCGGACGAGAAGGTGATCTGCCTGACCTCGCTGGACGAGTCCTCCCAGGGGCTGGCGCTCGGCACCGAGCAGGGCGTGGTCAAGCGGGTCGTGCCGGACTACCCGGCGAACAAGGAGGAGCTGGAGGTCATCACCCTCAAGGAGGGCGACCGGATCGTCGGCGCGGTCGAACTGCGCACGGGCGAGGAGGACCTGGTCTTCCTCACCGACGACGCCCAGCTGCTGCGCTATCCGGCGAGCCAGGTGCGCCCGCAGGGCCGCCCGGCGGGCGGTATGGCGGGCATCAAGCTCTCCGAGAACGCCAAGGTGATCCACTTCTCGGCGGTGGACCCGGCGCGCGACGCCCTGGTGTTCACCGTGGCGGGTTCGCAGGGGACGCTGGACGACTCGCTGCTGTCCGGCAAGCTCACCCCGTTCGACCAGTACCCGCGCAAGGGCCGGGCCACCGGCGGGGTGCGCTGCCAGCGGTTCCTGAAGGGCGAGGACCTGCTGGTCCTGGCCTGGGCCGGAAACGCGCCGGTGCGTGCGGCCGCGGCGAACGGCAGCCCGGCGCAGCTGCCGGCCGTGGACCCGCGCCGGGACGGTTCGGGGGCCGCGCTGCCCGCGGTCGTCGCCGCTCTGGCGGGAGGCGCGCTG
Protein-coding sequences here:
- a CDS encoding M16 family metallopeptidase, with product MGHTATAQAGSGGLTATEHRLANGLRVVLSEDHLTPVAAVCLWYDVGSRHEVKGRTGLAHLFEHLMFQGSASVPGNGHFELVQGAGGSLNGTTSFERTNYFETMPAHQLELALWLEADRMGSLLTALDDESMENQRDVVKNERRQRYDNVPYGTAFEKLTALAYPEGHPYHHTPIGSMADLDAASLEDARAFFRTYYAPNNAVLSVVGDIDPAQTLAWVEKYFGTIPGHDGKQPPRDGTLPEIMGRQLREEVVEEVPARALMAAYRLPHDGTRECDAADVALTVLGGGESSRLHNRLVRRDQSAVAAGFGMLRLAGAPSLGWLDVKTSSGVEVPAIEAAVDEELARFAAEGPTAEEMERAQAQLEREWLDRLSTVAGRADELCRYAVLFGDPQLALTAVQRVLDITAEEVQAVAAARLRPDNRAVLVYEPLPAEAGENAESDENEGAEQ
- a CDS encoding DNA gyrase/topoisomerase IV subunit A, with translation MARRSTKTPPPEDFEEKILDIDVVDEMQGSFLEYAYSVIYSRALPDARDGMKPVHRRIVYQMNEMGLRPDRGYVKCARVVGEVMGKLHPHGDASIYDALVRMAQPFSMRLPLVDGHGNFGSLGNDDPPAAMRYTECKMADATSLMTESIDEDTVDFTANYDGQEQEPVALPAAYPNLLVNGASGIAVGMATNMPPHNLGEVIAAARHLIRYPQADLEALMRFVPGPDLPTGGRIVGLSGIKDAYENGRGTFKIRATVAVENVTARRKGLVVTELPFTVGPEKVIAKIKDLVGSKKLQGIADVKDLTDRSHGLRLVIEIKNGFHPEAVLEQLYKLTPMEESFGINNVALVDGQPLTLGLKELLEVYLDHRFEVVRRRSEFRRTKRRDRLHLVEGLLVALLDIDEVIRIIRDSDNSAQAMERLIERFSLSEIQTRYILDTPLRRLTRFDRIELESERDRLTGEIDELTGILESDTELRKLVSAELAAVAKKFGTERRTVLLESAGTSVAAVPLEVADDPCRVLLSSTGLLARTAGGDPLPEEEGGARAKHDLIVSQVAATARADVGVVTSYGRLLRLSVIDLPQLPDTHAAPNLAGGAPVSEFLSGLEADEKVICLTSLDESSQGLALGTEQGVVKRVVPDYPANKEELEVITLKEGDRIVGAVELRTGEEDLVFLTDDAQLLRYPASQVRPQGRPAGGMAGIKLSENAKVIHFSAVDPARDALVFTVAGSQGTLDDSLLSGKLTPFDQYPRKGRATGGVRCQRFLKGEDLLVLAWAGNAPVRAAAANGSPAQLPAVDPRRDGSGAALPAVVAALAGGAL